The following coding sequences are from one Lycium ferocissimum isolate CSIRO_LF1 chromosome 3, AGI_CSIRO_Lferr_CH_V1, whole genome shotgun sequence window:
- the LOC132048683 gene encoding probable membrane-associated kinase regulator 4 — MARDFLPSHKDHFDEEDYIDIEVSSFSYSSCPNSKVPSSQNREFEFQIASITNDKKSTTSHADELFYRGRCCVQMHTQVRLLPLHQKLFPLHQKLLQTDSFEEEDLEEEESFCIKFLITPICSPSQSCRVSFELKPIEWSNTELTTSSSFIDNHNIRPKKLWSKLIKDSLISHKFKASRAFIKSLFRKTAGSNGNSCSSKELKVSKKNTPLKNTTDGSSSRLASIIKNIDRVDGTRSFPVAEMKWNSPRNCLSSSSTMSSSIRGSFSSSNSSFNSNNGFYELNFTSDI; from the exons ATGGCCAGAGATTTTCTTCCATCACACAAAGACCACTTTGATGAAGAAGACTACATAGACATTGAAGTGAGCTCTTTCTCTTACTCTTCATGTCCTAATTCTAAAGTGCCTTCCTCTCAAAATAGAGAATTTGAGTTTCAAATAGCCTCAATAACCAATGACAAAAAATCCACAACTTCCCATGCAGATGAACTTTTCTACAGAGGTAGATGTTGCGTccaaatgcacacgcaagt tAGACTCCTTCCTCTTCACCAAAAACTCTTTCCTCTTCACCAAAAATTACTTCAAACAGATTCctttgaagaagaagatttagaagaagaagaaagttttTGCATAAAGTTCTTGATCACCCCAATTTGTTCTCCATCACAATCTTGCAGGGTGAGTTTTGAACTTAAGCCAATTGAGTGGTCCAATACTGAACTCACCACTAGTAGTAGTTTCATAGATAACCATAATATAAGACCTAAGAAATTGTGGTCTAAGCTCATTAAAGATTCTTTAATCAGCCACAAGTTCAAAGCTTCAAGGGCTTTTATTAAATCTTTGTTTAGAAAAACTGCTGGTTCAAATGGGAACAGTTGTTCTAGTAAAGAACTGAAAGTGTCCAAGAAAAACACCCCTTTGAAAAACACTACTGATGGTTCAAGTTCAAGATTAGCCAGTATAATAAAGAATATTGACAGAGTTGATGGTACAAGGTCCTTTCCAGTAGCAGAAATGAAGTGGAATTCTCCAAGAAATTGTTTATCTTCCTCTTCAACTATGTCTTCCTCAATTCGTGGTTCTTTCTCATCATCTAATTCTTCCTTCAACTCCAATAATGGTTTTTATGAGCTGAATTTCACTTCAGATATTTAG